A genome region from Brassica oleracea var. oleracea cultivar TO1000 chromosome C2, BOL, whole genome shotgun sequence includes the following:
- the LOC106324859 gene encoding uncharacterized protein LOC106324859 — protein MSNSTNETLENEKGQSDGKICNNQRTEPSQEWETMAQAWVAAFPDAKSVVSASEVETWIGSNFESLPADLRQRPLSDLVDRFLSMQQYMRQTASEQNELESQADQHPARFQRTDQWLPVYSWLESLDSGELVKSKDISEWLDANPEVKEELSSRHSRYHLTHYVKKCHLKILKRKEKKGLIRLTRETAMEVHKEFGEKHHNATLSADPMSNIPKDSDLYRTKLKEAQRRFEILVELEKKLAPHFSRPRIPNT, from the exons ATGTCAAACTCAACAAACGAAACCCTGGAAAATGAAAAAGGGCAATCCGATGGCAAAATCTGTAATAATCAACGAACAGAGCCGTCTCAGGAATGGGAGACCATGGCTCAAGCCTGGGTCGCCGCCTTCCCCGACGCCAAGTCCGTGGTAAGCGCCAGTGAAGTCGAGACTTGGATCGGCTCCAACTTCGAATCCCTGCCGGCGGATCTCCGTCAGAGGCCCCTCTCCGACCTCGTCGACCGTTTCCTCTCCATGCAACAGTACATGAGACAAACAGCATCTGAACAGAACGAG CTAGAGAGCCAAGCTGATCAACATCCGGCTCGGTTTCAGAGGACTGACCAGTGGTTACCAGTGTATTCGTGGTTAGAATCTCTGGATAGTGGAGAGCTGGTGAAATCGAAGGATATCTCTGAGTGGCTCGATGCGAATCCAGAGGTCAAAGAAGAGCTGTCTTCGAGGCATTCTCGTTATCATTTGACTCATTATGTCAAAAAATGCCATCTCAAGATACTTAAAAGAAAGGAGAAGAAG GGATTGATCCGCCTTACTAGAGAAACTGCAATGGAGGTTCACAAAGAATTTGGGGAGAAACACCATAATGCCACACTTTCTG CTGATCCCATGAGCAATATACCAAAAGACAGTGACCTCTACCGTACAAAACTTAAAGAAGCTCAACGCAGATTCGAGAT CTTGGTCGAGCTCGAGAAGAAACTAGCTCCGCATTTTTCAAGGCCTCGGATACCCAACACATGA